A region of Ignavibacteriota bacterium DNA encodes the following proteins:
- the pheT gene encoding phenylalanine--tRNA ligase subunit beta yields the protein MKLSLNWLKEIIDFEMTPEQLDASLTMLGIEVEGIENPAKKLDGFFVAYVNEKQNHPDADKLSVCQVTIGGDDLQVICGAPNVDKGQKVVLGTSGAIVPSAGFKLEKRKIRGIESNGMICSQKELELGEDESGIWVLPYDAPVGKSLAEYLGVNDVIFEISVTPNRADCLSHIGIAREIAALNGNKLRMPATKNIPQTGNIENYISVVIKDTDKCPRYTAKLIRNCKIGESPDWLKARLQSLGLRPINSAVDVTNLVLMESGQPLHGFDFDKLSEGKIIVKSAYSGEKFITLDGKERVLDSEMLMICDAEKPIAIGGVMGGENSEITDATTNILIESAYFNPSSIRKTSKKLGLQSDSSYRFERGVDFQNVPLASMRAAELIAELTGGELITGMIDVYPDKIEQQSVNLRFERVRRIIGINIDDDTILNLLGRLNFKIINSEDGTVTISVPTYRVDISMEIDLIEEIARLYNYDNIESDFSSQINFGLHRIVKELSSPSLRGSLRNHYVNAGFTEILTQNQIDPKSIELNGVEAVKLSNPLGEELSLLRTSLINSMLKVINHNIRNGSKNLKLFEIGKVFEKTDNQNSFIPGILENEKLIIALTGENIPLQWAAQPNDFDFYDIKGCVEEFSEIVSINGLKIKQLEKHNLLSPNSLTLYLKKVLIGYFGEVKKSVLKHYDIEQKVFIAEINLSEIYKSAEFLKTYQPISHFPAITRDLAFILSNDIAAGDVLSSIKESGGKFLQDLVLFDVYHGQGIDDNSKSLAFNLTFRAIDRTLKENEIDESLNNIINKIESKYSAHLRKN from the coding sequence ATGAAATTATCCTTAAATTGGCTTAAAGAAATTATTGATTTTGAAATGACACCTGAGCAATTGGATGCGTCCTTGACAATGCTCGGTATCGAAGTAGAAGGAATTGAAAATCCTGCAAAAAAGCTCGATGGTTTTTTTGTAGCTTATGTTAACGAAAAACAAAATCATCCGGATGCCGATAAATTATCTGTCTGCCAGGTTACTATTGGTGGCGATGATTTGCAGGTGATTTGTGGTGCACCAAATGTTGACAAAGGTCAAAAAGTTGTTCTTGGAACATCAGGTGCAATAGTTCCATCTGCAGGCTTTAAACTTGAAAAGAGAAAAATAAGGGGCATCGAATCAAATGGAATGATTTGCAGCCAAAAAGAACTGGAACTTGGTGAAGATGAGTCAGGAATATGGGTGCTTCCATATGATGCTCCTGTGGGTAAGTCTTTAGCTGAATATTTAGGCGTAAATGATGTTATATTCGAAATATCTGTTACTCCAAACAGAGCTGATTGCCTTAGTCATATTGGAATTGCCCGAGAGATTGCAGCCCTGAATGGTAATAAATTAAGAATGCCCGCAACCAAAAATATACCTCAAACAGGTAATATTGAAAATTATATTTCAGTTGTAATAAAAGATACTGATAAATGTCCGCGTTATACTGCAAAATTAATAAGAAATTGCAAAATCGGTGAATCACCTGACTGGCTTAAAGCAAGATTGCAATCTTTAGGGCTTAGACCGATCAACTCCGCTGTTGATGTAACAAATTTAGTATTAATGGAATCAGGTCAGCCACTTCATGGTTTTGATTTTGATAAACTTTCCGAAGGAAAAATTATTGTCAAGTCTGCTTATTCGGGGGAGAAATTTATTACTCTTGATGGAAAGGAACGAGTCCTTGACAGTGAAATGCTTATGATTTGTGATGCAGAAAAACCCATAGCAATAGGTGGTGTGATGGGGGGTGAAAATTCTGAGATTACTGATGCAACAACTAATATTTTGATAGAATCAGCATATTTTAATCCATCTTCGATTCGTAAAACTTCTAAAAAACTTGGTCTTCAAAGTGATTCTTCTTACAGATTTGAAAGAGGAGTTGATTTTCAAAATGTACCATTAGCTTCAATGCGAGCAGCTGAACTTATAGCAGAGCTAACCGGAGGTGAACTAATAACAGGCATGATTGATGTTTATCCTGATAAAATTGAACAACAAAGTGTTAATTTACGATTTGAGAGAGTTAGAAGGATTATTGGAATAAACATAGATGACGATACGATTTTGAATCTTCTCGGCAGACTTAATTTTAAGATAATTAACTCTGAAGACGGAACTGTTACAATATCGGTTCCAACTTACAGAGTTGATATTTCAATGGAAATTGATTTGATTGAAGAGATTGCGAGACTTTATAATTATGACAATATTGAGTCAGATTTTAGTTCTCAGATTAATTTTGGTCTTCATAGAATAGTTAAAGAATTATCATCTCCAAGTTTGAGAGGTTCCCTAAGAAATCATTATGTGAATGCTGGATTTACTGAGATACTAACTCAGAACCAAATTGACCCAAAATCAATCGAACTCAATGGGGTGGAGGCTGTTAAACTTTCGAACCCTCTTGGTGAGGAACTTTCATTATTGCGTACCAGCTTGATAAACTCCATGCTGAAAGTTATTAACCATAATATCAGAAATGGGAGCAAAAATTTAAAACTATTCGAAATTGGAAAAGTTTTTGAGAAAACTGATAATCAAAACAGTTTTATTCCGGGAATTTTGGAAAATGAAAAATTAATTATTGCTTTAACAGGTGAAAATATTCCTTTACAATGGGCAGCGCAGCCGAATGATTTCGATTTTTATGATATTAAAGGTTGTGTTGAAGAATTTTCTGAAATTGTTTCTATAAATGGTTTAAAAATAAAGCAACTTGAAAAGCATAATTTACTTTCTCCAAATTCACTTACATTATATTTGAAAAAGGTATTAATTGGTTATTTCGGTGAAGTCAAAAAATCTGTTTTGAAACATTATGATATTGAGCAAAAAGTATTTATTGCTGAAATCAATTTAAGCGAAATTTATAAATCGGCTGAATTCCTCAAAACGTATCAGCCTATAAGTCATTTCCCCGCAATAACCAGAGATTTGGCTTTTATTTTAAGCAATGATATAGCCGCTGGTGACGTACTGAGTTCTATTAAAGAATCGGGTGGAAAATTTCTTCAGGATTTAGTTCTTTTTGATGTTTATCATGGTCAGGGAATTGATGATAACAGCAAGAGTCTGGCATTTAATTTGACTTTCAGAGCAATTGACAGGACATTAAAGGAAAATGAGATTGATGAATCCTTGAATAATATTATTAATAAAATTGAATCCAAATATTCTGCGCATTTAAGAAAAAATTAA
- a CDS encoding YebC/PmpR family DNA-binding transcriptional regulator, whose protein sequence is MAGHSKWANIKHRKGRQDALRGKIFTRLAKEITVSAREGGGDIAANPRLRLAVQNAKAVNMPNENITRAIKKGTGEIEGVQYEEITYEGYAPYGVAIILETVTDKKLRTVAEVRALFGKLGGNMGETNSVAWNFERKGVVNIKTNGKSEEELLEHVLESGAEDMEWDEEVTRIVCQMADFGIVMKYFEENNFEISEGKLEYIPKDLVNISNPDEARKILKFVDAFEEQDDVQNLYHNFEIDDSIADQIE, encoded by the coding sequence ATGGCAGGTCATAGTAAATGGGCAAATATTAAACATAGAAAAGGCAGACAGGATGCCTTAAGAGGAAAAATTTTCACAAGATTAGCTAAAGAAATCACAGTCTCAGCAAGAGAAGGTGGTGGCGACATCGCTGCAAATCCGAGACTACGTCTTGCTGTGCAGAATGCAAAAGCTGTAAATATGCCTAACGAGAATATCACAAGAGCAATAAAAAAAGGTACAGGGGAAATTGAAGGTGTGCAATATGAAGAAATCACTTACGAAGGTTATGCTCCGTATGGTGTAGCAATCATACTTGAAACTGTAACTGATAAAAAATTAAGAACTGTTGCTGAAGTTCGTGCGCTTTTCGGAAAACTTGGCGGGAATATGGGTGAAACAAATTCTGTTGCATGGAATTTCGAGCGAAAAGGTGTGGTAAATATTAAAACAAACGGCAAAAGTGAAGAGGAACTTCTTGAACATGTTCTTGAGTCCGGTGCCGAAGATATGGAATGGGATGAGGAAGTTACAAGAATTGTTTGTCAGATGGCTGATTTTGGTATTGTAATGAAATATTTTGAAGAAAATAATTTTGAAATTAGTGAGGGTAAACTGGAGTATATTCCTAAGGATTTAGTGAATATATCTAATCCTGATGAAGCTCGCAAGATATTGAAATTTGTTGATGCTTTTGAAGAACAGGATGATGTTCAGAATTTATATCACAATTTTGAAATTGATGACTCGATTGCAGACCAAATTGAATAA
- the panC gene encoding pantoate--beta-alanine ligase: protein MQIIKTVNEMQKISFENKLKGFKIAVVPTMGFLHEGHLSLIRKGKEVADIVITTLFVNPTQFAPNEDFSKYPRDYDKDFKLCEENGSDYIFFPEVNEMYPKGFNTSILIQGVTEKFEGEFRPTHFQGVATVVAKLFNATIPHFAIFGQKDYQQTLLLKKLNDDLDFGIDIIIAPTIREKDGLAMSSRNTYLPEDLRKKAGVLFFAMEETRKIIAKGETNRKIINTTLQMTLRTVQEIKIDYAAAALAVNLYEPEHFFPGDEIVLLLAVHLGKTRLIDNMIIKIPYRLNDDNFIKS from the coding sequence ATGCAAATTATCAAAACAGTAAACGAAATGCAGAAAATATCATTTGAAAATAAGCTGAAAGGCTTCAAAATAGCTGTAGTACCAACTATGGGCTTCCTGCATGAAGGACATTTAAGTTTAATTAGAAAAGGCAAAGAGGTTGCTGATATTGTGATTACAACATTATTTGTAAATCCAACTCAATTTGCTCCAAATGAGGACTTCAGCAAGTACCCGCGTGATTACGACAAAGATTTCAAACTATGTGAAGAGAATGGCTCAGACTATATATTTTTCCCTGAGGTCAATGAGATGTACCCTAAAGGATTTAATACATCTATATTGATACAGGGAGTTACAGAAAAATTTGAGGGAGAGTTTAGACCTACTCATTTTCAAGGAGTTGCAACTGTGGTTGCTAAGCTGTTTAATGCAACGATACCTCATTTTGCTATTTTTGGACAGAAGGATTATCAACAGACACTATTATTAAAAAAGCTCAATGATGATTTAGATTTTGGAATAGATATAATTATAGCACCTACTATCAGAGAAAAAGACGGTTTGGCTATGAGTTCGAGAAATACCTACTTACCGGAGGATTTAAGAAAAAAAGCCGGAGTTCTATTCTTTGCTATGGAAGAAACCAGAAAAATAATTGCTAAGGGCGAAACAAATAGGAAGATAATTAATACCACGTTGCAAATGACTTTAAGAACTGTGCAGGAAATTAAAATTGATTATGCAGCAGCAGCATTGGCTGTTAATCTTTATGAACCTGAGCATTTTTTTCCGGGGGATGAGATTGTCTTGCTTTTAGCTGTTCATCTTGGTAAAACAAGATTAATTGATAATATGATAATAAAAATTCCTTACAGACTTAACGATGATAATTTTATTAAGTCTTAA
- the ftsY gene encoding signal recognition particle-docking protein FtsY, translating into MSFFSKLKEKFTEKVDKVQEKVSTVISQAGNAIKFDKIKDGLQKTRVSFIDKFQALLGSGRKIDNKLIEEIEEILITADIGVETAEQIISKMKLRVKKEGFEEAEDLYNILKEEIHEILLKTPSAANDSTYSIDESKKPHVIMVIGVNGAGKTTTIGKLAHNYKKAGKNVIIGAADTFRAAANEQLEVWAQRAEVDIIQQSQGSDPAAVVFDTLKSAISNKKDVVIIDTAGRLHNKVNLMQELEKLSRVMKKHKSEAPDEVFLVLDATTGQNAVMQAKEFMKVAPITGIVLTKLDGTAKGGVVIPIASELKIPVRYIGVGEKIDDLQVFDPSLFVEALFGLNEDEISEME; encoded by the coding sequence ATGAGTTTCTTTTCAAAGTTAAAAGAAAAATTCACCGAAAAGGTTGACAAAGTACAAGAAAAAGTAAGTACGGTAATTTCCCAAGCAGGAAATGCTATTAAATTTGATAAGATTAAAGACGGTCTTCAAAAAACCCGTGTTAGTTTTATAGACAAATTTCAAGCTCTATTAGGTTCAGGCAGAAAGATTGATAATAAACTTATTGAAGAAATCGAAGAAATATTAATTACTGCTGATATTGGCGTTGAAACTGCAGAGCAGATTATTTCAAAAATGAAGCTTCGGGTCAAAAAAGAGGGATTTGAAGAAGCAGAAGATTTATATAATATTCTGAAAGAAGAAATCCATGAAATACTTCTTAAAACACCTTCAGCAGCCAATGACTCAACTTATTCTATTGATGAAAGCAAAAAACCTCACGTGATTATGGTTATTGGTGTCAATGGAGCCGGTAAGACAACAACAATCGGTAAATTAGCACATAATTACAAAAAAGCCGGTAAAAATGTAATCATTGGAGCAGCTGATACTTTTCGTGCTGCAGCAAATGAACAGTTGGAGGTTTGGGCACAGAGAGCAGAAGTAGATATTATTCAACAATCTCAGGGTTCTGACCCTGCAGCTGTTGTGTTTGATACTTTGAAATCAGCAATCTCTAATAAGAAAGATGTTGTAATAATTGATACCGCCGGAAGACTTCATAATAAAGTTAATTTGATGCAGGAGCTTGAAAAACTAAGTCGTGTTATGAAAAAGCATAAATCTGAAGCACCGGATGAAGTATTTTTAGTATTGGATGCAACAACAGGACAAAATGCAGTCATGCAGGCTAAGGAATTTATGAAAGTAGCACCAATCACCGGAATTGTACTTACAAAACTTGATGGCACTGCTAAAGGCGGCGTCGTAATTCCTATTGCAAGCGAGCTTAAAATACCTGTTAGATATATCGGAGTAGGTGAGAAAATTGATGATTTGCAGGTTTTCGACCCAAGTTTGTTTGTTGAGGCACTATTTGGACTTAATGAGGACGAAATTTCAGAAATGGAGTAA
- a CDS encoding SDR family oxidoreductase — translation MNRLNNKIALITGAARGIGKSIAEIFKNENAYVVLSDIKDDLGIKAVNEIGNNCEYITLDVRDENNWIKVSDYILHKFGRLDILVNNAGITGFLETNGPFDAENVSIESWDEVNKVNSTGTMLGCKYAIKLMKQNGGSIINISSRSGMVGISGAVAYAASKASVRNHTKSVALYCADKKYNIRCNSIHPAAIMTPMWDAMLGEGEQRNKFIRQIESGIPLGRFGKPEDVAYGALYFASDESNYVTGTELTIDGGILAGMDVKTNQE, via the coding sequence ATGAACAGATTAAACAATAAAATTGCTCTGATTACAGGAGCTGCAAGAGGAATTGGTAAGTCAATCGCAGAAATATTTAAAAATGAAAATGCTTATGTTGTATTGTCTGATATAAAAGATGATTTAGGCATTAAAGCAGTAAATGAAATTGGAAATAATTGTGAATATATAACTTTGGATGTTCGTGATGAGAACAACTGGATAAAAGTTTCTGACTATATTCTTCATAAATTTGGCAGATTGGATATTTTGGTAAATAATGCCGGTATTACGGGATTTTTAGAAACAAATGGACCATTTGATGCAGAAAATGTTAGTATAGAAAGTTGGGACGAAGTGAACAAAGTTAATTCAACAGGCACTATGCTCGGTTGTAAATATGCCATCAAATTGATGAAACAAAATGGTGGTAGTATAATTAATATATCATCCAGAAGCGGAATGGTTGGTATTTCAGGTGCTGTTGCGTATGCTGCTTCCAAGGCATCAGTCAGAAATCATACAAAAAGTGTAGCATTATATTGCGCAGATAAAAAATATAATATCAGATGCAATAGCATTCATCCTGCTGCAATTATGACCCCAATGTGGGATGCTATGCTCGGTGAAGGAGAGCAAAGGAATAAATTCATAAGACAAATTGAATCAGGAATACCGCTCGGCAGATTTGGAAAGCCAGAAGATGTAGCGTACGGAGCATTATACTTTGCTAGCGATGAATCGAATTATGTCACCGGTACTGAGCTGACTATTGATGGCGGAATACTTGCCGGTATGGATGTTAAAACTAATCAGGAATGA
- the lptB gene encoding LPS export ABC transporter ATP-binding protein: MSEQNLLKAENLIKKYKKRVVVKGVSLEVKQGEVVGLLGPNGAGKTTSFYMIVGMIKPNEGEVFFNDEKITGKAMFKRSRLGISYLPQEPSVFRKMSVENNIRAILQLQKMNSKQRKEKLESLIMEFGLNHIRKSKGYMLSGGERRRCEIARTLASSPKFVLLDEPFAGIDPIAVEDIMKIVLKLKEQNIGVLITDHNVHETLSITDRAYILIDGNIYISGTAEDIANNEQVRKLYLGETFKLERYGTVSENLTEDFIPD, from the coding sequence GTGTCTGAACAAAATCTTCTCAAAGCAGAAAATTTAATAAAAAAATACAAGAAAAGGGTAGTAGTTAAAGGCGTTAGTCTTGAAGTCAAACAAGGTGAAGTTGTTGGTCTTCTCGGTCCAAACGGGGCTGGGAAGACCACATCATTCTATATGATTGTAGGAATGATTAAACCAAATGAAGGTGAAGTTTTCTTTAATGATGAAAAAATTACCGGTAAAGCTATGTTTAAGCGTTCGCGCCTTGGAATAAGTTATCTACCGCAAGAACCATCAGTATTCAGAAAAATGTCTGTAGAAAATAATATCAGGGCTATTCTTCAGTTGCAAAAGATGAATTCCAAGCAGCGAAAAGAAAAACTTGAAAGCTTAATAATGGAATTTGGACTCAATCATATCAGAAAAAGTAAAGGATATATGCTCTCAGGAGGTGAAAGAAGACGTTGCGAAATAGCAAGAACACTGGCATCGAGTCCAAAATTTGTTCTTCTTGATGAACCTTTTGCAGGTATTGACCCTATTGCTGTCGAAGACATTATGAAAATTGTACTCAAGCTAAAAGAACAAAATATCGGTGTGCTGATAACTGACCATAATGTGCATGAAACCCTTTCGATAACTGACAGGGCTTATATTTTGATTGATGGCAATATTTATATTTCGGGTACAGCAGAAGATATTGCAAATAACGAACAAGTCCGCAAACTTTATCTTGGTGAAACTTTCAAGTTAGAAAGATATGGTACTGTTTCAGAAAATCTAACAGAAGATTTCATTCCTGATTAG
- a CDS encoding trypsin-like peptidase domain-containing protein, with product MSKFWILIIVFLTILNSCNSEHKLHSNGDNIANDVYLSQNNNSNNSKTQNYELIKANDEVYNSRQNSITKAVSVGSPAIVGINVTEVRQYIVRDPIYDDPFFNQFMRRFFGDNSNRSRRSREYEVSGLGSGFIISPDGYILTNHHVAGNASKIVVTMTDGSKYDAEIIGSDMVSDVALLKIKGKNLPYLKLGRSDDLIIGEWVIAFGNPFGLFDKNAKPTVTVGVVSNNNVNILHEDQPFNRVYKGMIQTDAAISSGNSGGPLVNSLGEVIGMNTIIYSTSQGRQGAGSIGIGFSIPIDRVKEIMEILKANKTIDRDFYTGIEPRQLDEQLARMIKTDINDGVVVFGMQRNSPAEKAGFELGDIIIEINGNKINRIEDYLIAVGDNKTGDKLIFNINRNGKSIIKNLILESNPRR from the coding sequence ATGAGTAAATTTTGGATTTTAATAATTGTTTTTTTAACAATTTTAAATTCTTGCAATTCCGAGCATAAACTACATAGTAACGGTGATAATATTGCAAATGATGTGTATCTGTCACAAAATAACAATTCTAATAATAGTAAAACTCAAAATTATGAATTGATTAAAGCTAATGATGAGGTATATAATTCAAGACAAAATTCAATTACAAAAGCTGTTTCGGTTGGAAGTCCTGCAATTGTTGGGATTAATGTTACTGAAGTACGCCAGTATATTGTAAGAGATCCGATTTACGACGATCCATTTTTCAATCAATTCATGAGACGATTTTTTGGAGACAATTCTAATAGATCCCGCAGAAGCCGTGAATACGAAGTAAGCGGATTAGGCTCAGGATTTATTATTTCACCGGACGGGTATATATTGACAAATCACCATGTTGCAGGAAATGCCAGTAAAATAGTAGTAACAATGACTGATGGTTCAAAATATGATGCTGAAATAATTGGCTCTGATATGGTATCTGATGTTGCTCTACTTAAAATTAAAGGCAAAAATTTACCTTATTTGAAGCTTGGCAGATCAGATGATTTAATTATCGGAGAATGGGTAATTGCTTTTGGAAATCCATTCGGTTTGTTCGATAAAAATGCTAAACCAACTGTAACTGTCGGTGTTGTTTCAAATAATAACGTAAATATTCTACATGAAGACCAACCATTTAACAGAGTTTACAAAGGAATGATACAAACTGATGCAGCAATCAGTTCGGGTAATTCAGGTGGTCCACTTGTAAATTCCCTTGGTGAAGTTATCGGAATGAATACTATCATATACTCAACTTCTCAAGGCAGACAAGGTGCAGGAAGTATAGGTATTGGATTTTCTATTCCTATAGACAGAGTAAAAGAAATAATGGAAATTCTTAAAGCGAATAAAACCATTGACAGAGACTTTTATACAGGAATTGAGCCTAGACAGCTTGATGAACAACTTGCCAGAATGATAAAAACAGACATTAATGACGGTGTCGTGGTTTTCGGTATGCAGAGGAATTCACCAGCAGAGAAAGCAGGATTTGAACTTGGTGATATAATAATTGAAATTAATGGTAATAAAATTAATAGGATTGAAGATTATTTAATTGCTGTTGGTGATAATAAAACAGGAGATAAACTTATTTTCAATATTAATCGTAACGGTAAAAGTATTATCAAAAATCTTATTTTAGAAAGTAATCCAAGGCGATAA
- the priA gene encoding primosomal protein N', with protein MSKAVKIAVPVPTDQLYTYTIPDDEVDYIGKRVLVEFGSRVLTGIIVSDENLSVMRELKQVSEILDISPTFTESMLRLTRWISEYYMCSWGETLKAATPPSMSPETTIKIKVLKVPGSYEIIRMRHRSPLRAELLNYLMNQEDPVTISTIERNLNNKNIHSALYALERLGFLEIKRVLKREAAMKKIKCLQVSRHIYNDEARLKFVMEKLESGSPIRSRLFSYVFMKNKDNDYPIVKAALTSTQSNHSHLKFLIDKNYLQTIEIETPKKAYDEKNSLGKGDESFLQMTTEQENNYKIIAESIEKGENHTYLLHGITGSGKTLIYLHLIKKAIEQNKSALVLVPEISLTPQLIDRFSATFGHQIALLHSRMTDAERYESWKKIHTGKVRIALGVRSAVFAPFNNLGIIIVDEEHESSYKQDSPAPRYNARDAAVIRGVFENATVVLGSATPSLESMYNAQTGKYTLLEINSRADGALLPKVTIVDMLNIMKKGQSKSMVSKVLYDKIKENLSNDKGTLILQNRRGFSVNIRCTDCSHVPQCKNCAIKLTYHKSKNQLKCHYCGFQTKAPTKCPECNSSHFEIVGFGTQRVEDDIFNNLKNEGFSANVSRLDMDTASKKGNQRRILQNFASGKIDILVGTQMIAKGLDFKNVSLVGVINSDIQLYLPDFRAAERTFQLLTQVSGRAGRDKAILGEVFIQTFEPDNSAIKYAQNADYKGFYDSEIKIREAANYPPYARFVIIEFYGKEENLVSNYASAFEGLLPKDIDFAEILGPILPAMPKLNNNHRRLIIIKNNKANDKSGSKLRKMLRTTLLDFKLNISHQGVMMKIDIDSHSAI; from the coding sequence ATGAGTAAGGCAGTTAAAATAGCAGTTCCGGTACCAACTGACCAGCTGTACACATATACTATACCGGATGATGAGGTTGATTATATCGGTAAAAGAGTTCTGGTAGAATTTGGTTCCAGAGTTCTAACAGGGATAATTGTATCTGATGAGAATTTATCAGTAATGCGCGAATTAAAGCAAGTATCTGAAATACTTGACATTTCTCCAACCTTTACTGAGAGTATGCTAAGGTTGACTAGGTGGATATCTGAGTATTACATGTGTTCTTGGGGAGAAACACTCAAAGCGGCTACACCTCCTTCAATGTCGCCTGAGACTACTATTAAAATAAAGGTGTTGAAAGTTCCGGGCTCTTATGAAATTATTCGTATGCGCCACAGAAGCCCGCTTAGGGCTGAACTCCTCAATTACCTTATGAATCAGGAAGACCCCGTTACAATATCAACTATAGAAAGAAATCTAAACAACAAAAATATACATTCAGCTTTATATGCTCTTGAACGTTTGGGATTCCTTGAAATCAAGCGAGTCCTCAAGAGGGAAGCAGCAATGAAAAAAATTAAATGTCTGCAAGTTTCACGACATATTTACAATGATGAAGCAAGACTGAAATTTGTTATGGAAAAACTTGAATCCGGCTCTCCGATCCGTTCCCGATTATTCAGTTATGTCTTCATGAAAAATAAAGATAATGATTATCCTATAGTTAAAGCGGCACTTACATCTACCCAAAGCAATCACTCACATCTGAAGTTTTTGATAGATAAGAATTATTTGCAAACAATTGAAATTGAGACTCCCAAAAAAGCTTATGATGAAAAAAATAGCCTTGGCAAGGGAGATGAATCATTTTTGCAAATGACAACTGAACAGGAAAATAATTACAAGATTATAGCCGAGTCTATCGAAAAAGGAGAAAACCATACATATTTATTGCATGGAATAACCGGAAGTGGTAAAACATTAATTTACCTTCACTTGATTAAAAAAGCGATTGAGCAAAATAAATCAGCTCTTGTACTTGTACCTGAAATATCTCTGACACCTCAGTTAATAGACAGATTTTCTGCTACATTCGGTCATCAGATTGCATTGTTGCACAGCCGTATGACTGATGCAGAAAGATATGAATCATGGAAAAAAATTCATACCGGAAAAGTTCGTATAGCTCTTGGGGTGAGATCTGCTGTTTTTGCTCCATTTAATAATTTAGGTATTATCATTGTTGATGAAGAACACGAATCTTCATACAAGCAGGATTCACCGGCTCCGAGATACAACGCAAGAGATGCTGCTGTTATTCGGGGAGTTTTTGAAAATGCTACTGTTGTTTTGGGTTCGGCAACACCATCGCTTGAGTCTATGTATAATGCTCAAACAGGAAAATATACACTTTTAGAAATAAACTCAAGAGCTGATGGAGCTTTACTTCCTAAAGTAACCATAGTTGATATGCTTAATATAATGAAAAAAGGGCAGTCTAAGTCTATGGTATCAAAAGTTTTGTACGATAAAATCAAGGAAAATCTTTCCAATGACAAGGGTACTTTGATTTTACAGAACCGCAGAGGTTTTTCTGTAAATATTCGGTGTACTGATTGTAGTCATGTTCCTCAATGTAAAAATTGTGCTATAAAACTAACTTACCACAAGAGCAAGAACCAGCTGAAATGTCATTATTGTGGCTTTCAGACAAAAGCCCCCACGAAATGTCCCGAATGTAATAGTTCACATTTCGAAATTGTGGGATTTGGAACTCAGCGTGTCGAAGATGATATATTCAATAATCTCAAAAATGAGGGATTTAGTGCAAATGTATCAAGACTTGATATGGATACTGCATCAAAAAAAGGCAACCAAAGACGCATTCTTCAAAATTTTGCATCAGGCAAGATAGATATTTTAGTTGGCACTCAAATGATTGCTAAAGGACTTGATTTCAAAAATGTTTCCTTAGTAGGTGTTATTAATTCTGATATTCAGCTTTATCTACCTGATTTCAGAGCTGCTGAGAGGACCTTCCAGCTCCTCACACAAGTATCCGGTCGGGCAGGTAGAGATAAAGCTATCCTTGGAGAAGTATTCATTCAGACTTTTGAACCAGATAACAGCGCTATTAAATATGCTCAAAATGCTGATTATAAAGGCTTTTATGATAGTGAAATAAAAATACGAGAAGCCGCAAATTATCCACCTTATGCAAGATTTGTTATAATTGAATTTTATGGTAAGGAAGAAAATCTTGTGTCTAATTATGCTTCTGCATTTGAGGGTTTACTTCCAAAAGATATAGATTTTGCTGAAATATTAGGTCCTATATTACCTGCTATGCCTAAGCTGAATAATAATCACAGAAGACTGATTATTATCAAAAATAATAAAGCTAACGATAAATCAGGTTCAAAACTTAGAAAAATGTTGAGAACTACTCTGCTTGACTTTAAGTTAAACATATCTCATCAGGGTGTTATGATGAAGATTGATATTGATTCACACTCAGCAATTTGA